The Ovis canadensis isolate MfBH-ARS-UI-01 breed Bighorn chromosome 18, ARS-UI_OviCan_v2, whole genome shotgun sequence genome has a segment encoding these proteins:
- the SKIC8 gene encoding superkiller complex protein 8, whose translation MTNQYSILFKQEQAHDDAIWSVAWGSNKKENSETVVTGSLDDLVKVWKWRDEKLDLQWSLEGHQLGVVSVDISHTLPIAASSSLDAHIRLWDLENGKQIKSIDAGPVDAWTLAFSPDSQYLATGTHVGKVNIFGVESGKKEYSLDTRGKFILSIAYSPDGKYLASGAIDGIINIFDIATGKLLHTLEGHAMPIRSLTFSPDSQLLVTASDDGYIKIYDVQHANLAGTLSGHASWVLNVAFCPDDTHFVSSSSDKSVKVWDVGTRTCVHTFFDHQDQVWGVKYNGNGSKIVSVGDDQEIHIYDCPI comes from the exons ATGACCAACCAG tACAGTATTCTCTTCAAACAAGAGCAAG CCCATGATGATGCCATCTGGTCAGTTGCCTGGGGGtcaaacaagaaagaaaactctgAGACAGTGGTCACGGGATCCCTGGATGACCTGGTGAAGGTCTGGAAATG GCGTGATGAGAAGCTGGACCTACAGTGGAGTCTGGAGGGCCACCAGCTGGGTGTGGTGTCTGTGGACATCAGCCACACCCTGCCCATCGCTGCATCCAGTTCTCTTGATGCTCATATTCGTCTCTGGGACTTGGAAAACGGCAAACAGATAAAGTCTATAGATGCAGGACCTG tgGATGCCTGGACTTTGGCCTTTTCTCCTGATTCTCAGTATCTGGCCACAGGAACTCACGTGGGAAAAGTGAACATTTTTGGTGTGGAAAGTGGGAAAAAGGAATATTCTTTGGACACAAGAGGAAAATTCATTCTTAGTATTGCATAT AGTCCTGATGGGAAATACCTGGCCAGTGGAGCCATAGACGGAATCATCAATATTTTTGATATTGCAACTGGGAAACTTCTGCATACGCTGGAAG GCCATGCTATGCCCATACGCTCCTTGACCTTTTCCCCGGATTCACAGCTCCTTGTCACTGCTTCAGATGATGGCTACATCAAGATCTATGATGT ACAACATGCCAACTTGgctggcacattgagtggccACGCATCCTGGGTGCTGAACGTTGCATTTTGTCCTGATGACACACACTTTGTTTCCAG ttcatcTGACAAAAGTGTTAAAGTTTGGGATGTTGGAACGAGGACTTGTGTTCACACCTTCTTTGATCACCAGGATCAG gTCTGGGGAGTAAAATACAATGGAAATGGCTCAAAAATTGTGTCTGTTGGAGATGACCAGGAAATTCACATCTATGATTGCCCCatttga